The segment GCAGCGTCACCTCGGACTGGAAAAACTACGACGAGGCGACCAAGCGCAGGTATGTCAGCCAGCTGTGGAGAAGCCTCGCCAATTCCAGGTCCATGGGCATCCAGGACTTGATCGAGTTGGTCCGCGAACGGGTCGAATACGCCAACCGCTACTACGGCCATTTCAATCCCGGCTGGACCTCCGACATGGGCAGGATCCACATCCGCAACGGCAAACCGGATGAGATCGACAAAGATACCACATCAGACGATACCCGCTACGTGCGAAAGGATTACCAGATCTGGAAGTACAGGGGCAGGCTCAACGCTGTGTATTTGTTCGTGGACATCCAAATGAACGGGAACTACAGGTTGGTCTACGTCAAAAACGACGAAAGCGAAAATTCCAATCCCGATTACCTGAGATATTTGGGAAGTGACTTTGACACTTCAATTTTGGGCAATTAACGGACCTGAAGAATTATTTAGGCTTGATTTGAAGTATTATATGTGATATTGGATTACAAAGAAGATGAACAAAACTTGCGGATCTGGCCAGAATTTCTATAGCACCGGCACGAACGCATCTTCAAGGTGCTCAAGCTTATATGTGTCGGTGTCGCCAAAATACAACAAAATAATGATGTCGAAACGTATCTTTGGCTTGACATATTCAGGGTGCAAAATAATATATCTTTGAGCAGTGGTTGAGATACGCCTTTGCTTGGTGTATCCAATATTCATCAATGCTTGTCTTATAGAGTGTTTGGAACGTGTTTTGACCTCAACGAACACTAGGTTTTCTTCGTTTTGAGCGACAATGTCGATCTCACCTGTATCTGCGCGGAAGTTCCTGTGCAGTATTGCGTAACCCTTGCTGATCAAATACTTTGCTGCGAGGTCTTCTCCAGTATGAAAGAGTTCCGTTGATTTTTGCTTTTGCATGGAGCAAAAAAAAGCTTGACGGAAAATATGTCAATGTTATTATGCCCTGAGATTAAAATGCACCGAAAGGTGGAGGGAAGTATGAAAAGATTAGTTTTGAGCGTTATAGTTCTGGCAGCCACCTTTGGCTTGATGGAAGCCGCTCCGTTCCAGACTCTTGGACTGCTGCGGACGCCAGACGCGTATGTTTTACCCCACAAAGCGGCTGAATTGGTATTGGTAGGCTATTACCGCAATGTTGAGGCCCCCAGTTACGTAGGTGACGAATACAACGGCTTCATTCCCTACGGCATGATCGGCGTGGGAATCCTGGACCGGGTCGAACTGGGATTCTTCGGGGGAGACGATGTCTATTTCATGAACGCCAAGCTGAAAGTTATCCAGGAGAGCGGCACCCTTCCCCAG is part of the Candidatus Syntrophosphaera sp. genome and harbors:
- a CDS encoding YraN family protein; translation: MQKQKSTELFHTGEDLAAKYLISKGYAILHRNFRADTGEIDIVAQNEENLVFVEVKTRSKHSIRQALMNIGYTKQRRISTTAQRYIILHPEYVKPKIRFDIIILLYFGDTDTYKLEHLEDAFVPVL